From a region of the Paenibacillus sp. R14(2021) genome:
- a CDS encoding TetR/AcrR family transcriptional regulator, with translation MMPSRGRPRNPITQTSILTASYELLLESGFKGVTVEKIAERAEVSKATIYKWWPNKAAVVMDGFLAAATNRLPVPDTGSVFEDVLIHATNLCRFMESQQGRIIAEIIGEGQQDKVLMEACRSRYIHPRRSEAVMMMSRGIERGELRKELDLAICVDLLYGPIFYRMLVTGEPLRDEFVKQLVEAAFRGLQPS, from the coding sequence ATGATGCCAAGCAGAGGCAGGCCGCGAAATCCGATTACGCAAACATCCATTTTAACGGCTTCGTATGAGCTTCTTTTGGAAAGTGGATTTAAAGGCGTGACCGTTGAGAAGATTGCAGAACGCGCCGAGGTTAGCAAAGCGACCATTTATAAATGGTGGCCCAACAAAGCAGCCGTGGTGATGGATGGTTTTTTGGCTGCGGCCACAAATCGACTTCCTGTCCCCGATACGGGCAGCGTCTTCGAAGACGTGCTTATTCACGCAACGAACCTGTGCAGATTCATGGAAAGTCAACAAGGCAGAATAATCGCCGAAATTATCGGAGAAGGTCAGCAAGATAAGGTCTTAATGGAAGCTTGTCGATCCCGCTATATACATCCCCGTAGATCCGAGGCGGTTATGATGATGAGCCGGGGCATAGAACGAGGGGAGCTGCGCAAAGAGCTGGATTTGGCGATTTGCGTTGACTTGCTTTACGGGCCAATTTTTTACCGTATGCTGGTCACAGGTGAGCCGCTGCGCGATGAGTTTGTGAAACAGCTGGTCGAGGCCGCCTTTCGCGGTCTTCAGCCTTCGTAA
- a CDS encoding TVP38/TMEM64 family protein, translating to MSKDTRQVGTAFRSSAARVRRGLLLLFYLGIVSAVWLNKSSLLLWMKGGTVPLALILLLVALLACIPVIPFSVVIGTMGFLYGPLSGALISLLGAWLAALLMYGLFRYALRERGRAMLRRYRLTERWTSMVEQHPFRSILLARLMPILPQTAVNIYAAIVSIPLLSYAAASLLGKIPAMLIFAFIGDGISEGWRSVLPAAAVYAGFLLAVYTAYRVWKRSS from the coding sequence ATGAGTAAAGATACAAGGCAAGTCGGAACCGCATTCAGGAGCAGCGCAGCTAGAGTAAGGCGCGGATTGCTTCTGCTTTTCTATCTCGGTATCGTGAGCGCGGTGTGGCTGAACAAAAGCAGCCTGCTCCTATGGATGAAAGGAGGCACTGTGCCGCTTGCGCTCATTCTGCTGCTCGTCGCCTTATTGGCATGCATCCCCGTTATCCCGTTCAGCGTCGTCATCGGCACAATGGGGTTTCTATACGGACCGCTGAGCGGCGCGCTGATCAGTCTGCTCGGTGCGTGGCTTGCCGCGCTGCTCATGTACGGGCTGTTCCGGTATGCACTGCGCGAGCGGGGACGGGCCATGCTTCGTCGTTACCGACTGACGGAGCGTTGGACGTCGATGGTGGAGCAGCATCCGTTTCGATCCATTCTGCTGGCGCGGCTTATGCCGATTCTGCCCCAAACGGCAGTGAATATTTACGCGGCAATTGTGTCTATTCCTTTGCTGAGCTATGCCGCAGCTTCCTTGCTCGGCAAAATTCCGGCGATGCTTATCTTCGCCTTTATCGGCGACGGAATTTCGGAGGGTTGGCGCTCGGTGCTGCCGGCTGCAGCGGTCTATGCGGGCTTCCTGCTCGCAGTGTATACGGCTTATCGCGTGTGGAAGCGGAGCAGCTAG
- a CDS encoding HAD family hydrolase, with product MRTLYVSDLDGTLLNDNQTVNAETAGILNDLIDRGLPFTIATARSWESTRDLMKGIHLKLPVVLINGVFIYDTGLSKHLRANYLPRERGERIIRAYLEAGLNPLMYTVDRDGQSRIYYRGVFNPSEAHYIVNRLSGGDARFRLVDSYEECLDESIITINAIDVPERLQATNDRFKQDAACICHYGPDIYTPGYHWLEIASYLATKREAVLDLKARYGFDRLVCFGDNLNDLPMFEAADEKYAVRNAHELVKLAADRLIGSNNENGVPRFLQSAFSQSGPYPFNRRSI from the coding sequence ATGCGCACACTCTATGTTTCCGATTTGGACGGTACGCTGCTAAACGACAATCAGACCGTGAACGCAGAAACGGCCGGCATCCTGAATGACTTGATCGACCGAGGTCTTCCATTTACGATCGCGACGGCCCGTTCATGGGAATCCACGCGTGACCTTATGAAAGGCATTCATTTGAAGTTGCCGGTTGTGCTCATCAATGGCGTCTTTATTTATGATACCGGGCTCAGCAAGCATCTCCGTGCAAATTACCTGCCTCGCGAACGTGGTGAGCGAATCATCCGCGCGTATCTGGAAGCCGGGCTGAATCCGCTCATGTACACGGTCGACCGAGATGGTCAGTCCCGCATCTATTACCGAGGGGTCTTCAATCCTAGCGAAGCGCACTACATCGTCAATCGGCTGAGCGGCGGAGATGCCCGTTTCAGGCTCGTCGACAGTTACGAGGAATGCCTGGATGAATCAATCATTACGATAAACGCCATCGATGTGCCGGAACGACTGCAAGCGACGAACGACAGGTTCAAGCAGGACGCGGCCTGCATCTGCCACTATGGTCCCGATATTTACACCCCCGGTTACCACTGGCTCGAGATCGCAAGCTATCTGGCGACTAAGCGGGAAGCGGTGCTTGATTTGAAGGCCCGATACGGGTTTGACAGACTCGTCTGCTTCGGTGATAACTTGAACGACTTGCCGATGTTCGAAGCGGCTGACGAGAAATACGCCGTGCGCAACGCGCACGAATTAGTGAAGCTTGCGGCGGACCGGTTGATCGGAAGCAATAATGAGAATGGCGTCCCGCGCTTTCTTCAGTCGGCCTTTTCGCAATCCGGGCCTTATCCGTTTAATAGAAGGTCAATTTGA
- a CDS encoding DUF2164 domain-containing protein has product MMFTSIKLPREQKEALIRSLQTYFEEERSETIGELGAETLIDFMIGELGPYMYNQALADARKLIQEKMAQIDDELYAIEKPIRTIR; this is encoded by the coding sequence ATGATGTTCACATCCATTAAACTGCCGCGGGAGCAGAAGGAAGCGCTGATCCGCAGCCTGCAGACCTACTTCGAGGAGGAACGCTCCGAGACGATCGGCGAATTGGGCGCCGAGACGCTGATCGACTTCATGATCGGCGAGCTTGGTCCTTACATGTATAACCAAGCACTCGCAGATGCTCGGAAATTGATTCAAGAGAAGATGGCTCAGATTGACGATGAATTGTACGCGATCGAGAAGCCCATTCGCACAATCCGCTAG
- a CDS encoding GNAT family N-acetyltransferase codes for MFTHRSLMGEDLRWIASFPQSADELFYVSPRFHYPLTPDQIMKLLEYRRLPTVVIDAATGHTAGYANLYDCQETSCWLGNVIVSPRYRGQGAAEVLLKTMMHKAKSELHMQKLLLSCHQTNARGLAFYHKHGFKPYDMKRIPMENKRDVITIQMAIDL; via the coding sequence ATGTTTACGCATCGGTCCTTAATGGGCGAGGATCTCAGATGGATCGCTTCGTTCCCGCAATCCGCGGATGAATTGTTTTATGTCAGTCCGAGGTTTCACTATCCGCTGACGCCGGATCAAATCATGAAGCTGCTTGAGTACCGGCGCTTGCCAACCGTTGTAATCGACGCGGCGACAGGACATACGGCGGGTTACGCCAATTTGTACGACTGTCAGGAAACAAGCTGCTGGCTGGGCAACGTAATTGTGTCTCCGCGCTACCGGGGCCAGGGCGCAGCGGAAGTGCTGCTGAAGACGATGATGCATAAGGCCAAGTCAGAGCTTCACATGCAGAAGCTGCTGCTTTCCTGTCATCAGACTAACGCGCGAGGATTGGCTTTTTATCACAAGCATGGGTTTAAACCGTACGACATGAAACGGATTCCGATGGAAAATAAACGGGACGTCATCACCATTCAGATGGCTATCGATCTGTAG
- a CDS encoding NUDIX domain-containing protein, producing MEVRQMAVAYLFHGDELLLIRKSGSRLHAETYWSGVGGHMEPHELNSPREACLREIYEEAGIQASELIDLKLRYILLRVKEAEIRQQYVYFGRTTGRSVRASDEGELFWVDQEAWPQLTFSTINAFMLAHYRDHVDAEQVFTGTITLEETGQPAMQWAELRDPKVF from the coding sequence ATGGAAGTAAGACAAATGGCCGTTGCCTATCTATTTCACGGGGATGAGCTGCTGCTCATTAGAAAATCAGGCAGCCGTCTGCACGCGGAGACATATTGGAGCGGGGTTGGCGGGCATATGGAGCCGCATGAGCTGAACAGTCCGCGTGAAGCATGCCTGCGAGAAATTTATGAAGAAGCGGGGATTCAGGCGTCCGAGCTGATTGATTTGAAGCTTCGTTACATCCTGCTGCGGGTGAAAGAAGCCGAGATCAGGCAGCAATACGTGTATTTCGGCCGAACGACCGGACGATCGGTTCGCGCTTCGGACGAGGGGGAGCTGTTCTGGGTTGATCAGGAAGCATGGCCGCAGCTGACTTTTTCCACAATTAATGCCTTCATGCTGGCACATTATCGGGACCATGTAGACGCGGAGCAGGTATTTACCGGCACGATTACGCTTGAGGAAACGGGCCAGCCCGCGATGCAGTGGGCGGAGCTCCGAGATCCGAAGGTGTTCTAG
- the pheA gene encoding chorismate mutase yields MTKTLDQLRAEIDGLNLELLYLLNKRAEVAIEIGQVKKGMAKEVFDPERERHIFNHLNQLNDGPLTNEMVQKIFKTIMDEASRLQRETMNRTG; encoded by the coding sequence ATGACGAAAACCTTGGATCAGCTGCGTGCTGAAATTGACGGACTGAACCTGGAGCTTCTTTACTTGCTCAATAAACGCGCTGAGGTCGCAATTGAGATCGGTCAAGTGAAGAAAGGGATGGCGAAAGAAGTATTCGATCCCGAGCGTGAACGGCATATATTTAACCACCTTAATCAGTTGAACGATGGTCCGCTTACAAACGAAATGGTGCAGAAGATCTTCAAAACGATCATGGACGAAGCTTCCCGTCTGCAGCGTGAAACAATGAACCGGACCGGTTGA
- a CDS encoding metallophosphoesterase family protein, whose product MTRILMISDVHGCAVQLDELLKLVNYRADEDQLMLLGDYVDRGPQSKETVELVMELTRQPNVIALRGNHDQRLVDLAISHDPEVPIKFMEHGGLTTLQSYAGIRSESFDPYDLKEFSQYLSGNYAKHIAFLQGLPLYHENLQHIYVHAGLNPLYANWKEQPEHDFMNIKGEFLHVKTVVDRLVIFGHTRTSELQDSAAVWFGGDKIGIDGGCAYGQQLNALIYEQGTYSSAFVRNRKGDE is encoded by the coding sequence TTGACACGAATACTCATGATTAGCGATGTTCACGGCTGTGCGGTACAGCTGGACGAGCTGCTGAAGCTTGTAAACTATCGCGCGGATGAGGATCAGCTTATGCTGCTGGGGGATTACGTGGACCGCGGCCCGCAAAGCAAAGAAACCGTAGAACTAGTCATGGAATTGACCAGACAGCCCAATGTCATTGCTCTCCGTGGCAATCATGACCAGCGGTTGGTCGATTTGGCGATATCCCATGATCCTGAAGTTCCAATAAAATTTATGGAACATGGGGGATTGACGACGTTGCAGAGCTATGCCGGGATCCGCAGTGAATCCTTCGATCCGTATGATTTGAAAGAGTTCTCACAGTATTTGAGCGGCAACTATGCGAAGCATATTGCATTTCTCCAAGGGCTGCCGCTCTATCATGAAAATCTCCAACATATTTATGTGCATGCTGGCCTGAATCCGCTGTACGCGAATTGGAAGGAACAGCCGGAGCACGACTTTATGAATATTAAAGGTGAATTCCTTCATGTTAAGACGGTGGTGGACCGACTGGTTATTTTCGGCCATACGCGAACGTCGGAGCTGCAAGACTCTGCCGCCGTTTGGTTCGGAGGCGATAAAATCGGCATTGACGGCGGCTGCGCCTACGGCCAGCAGTTGAATGCTTTAATTTATGAACAAGGTACCTATTCCTCGGCGTTCGTAAGAAACCGAAAGGGAGACGAATGA
- a CDS encoding NUDIX hydrolase: protein MDALDGREFPTLARPINWGPVTAVFARAEDAGDESLVSNVSIIPFVGNKVVVIQQENGRWELPGGTLEEGESYWAALRREMAEELGAELVSYRIFGCFLCESSAAAPYRPYIPYPRFRRVVGYGEVRIVGKPLNPPDGEQIVCVEAVELDEAVRRLQGNGRFELAELYQLAYAICRDREGMR from the coding sequence ATGGATGCATTGGACGGCAGGGAATTTCCGACGCTTGCGCGGCCGATTAATTGGGGGCCGGTCACGGCGGTTTTTGCGCGTGCGGAAGACGCGGGCGACGAGTCGCTTGTAAGCAATGTCAGCATCATCCCTTTTGTCGGGAACAAAGTCGTGGTCATTCAGCAGGAGAACGGACGCTGGGAGCTGCCCGGCGGTACGCTTGAAGAAGGGGAGTCCTATTGGGCTGCGCTGCGGCGCGAAATGGCGGAAGAGCTCGGTGCCGAGCTTGTGTCCTACCGGATCTTCGGCTGCTTTCTGTGCGAATCCAGCGCCGCAGCCCCTTATCGGCCGTATATTCCTTATCCTCGATTTCGGCGTGTCGTTGGTTACGGGGAAGTCAGGATCGTCGGCAAACCGCTTAATCCTCCTGACGGCGAGCAGATTGTATGCGTCGAGGCGGTAGAACTCGATGAAGCGGTTCGGAGGCTGCAAGGGAACGGGCGCTTCGAATTGGCGGAGCTGTACCAGCTTGCCTATGCCATTTGTCGGGATCGGGAAGGAATGCGATGA
- a CDS encoding GrpB family protein: protein MKDAIVIVPYDPNWKAEFAEIGSGLRRGLHEHALRIDHIGSTSIAGLDAKPVIDIQISIALLEDLEAMSEGLASLGYVRRMDNLDLSKRYFRESEGMRRTHIHVREQGSFSEQFALLFRDYVRAHKHEAKRYAAIKYALANSHRNDRERYVEEKEPYIWDMMRSASRWSQKIGWKPGASDA from the coding sequence ATGAAGGATGCTATTGTCATTGTTCCTTATGACCCCAACTGGAAAGCCGAATTTGCAGAGATCGGCTCCGGGCTTCGCAGGGGCCTGCACGAACACGCGCTTCGCATCGACCATATAGGCTCGACTTCGATTGCCGGTCTGGATGCCAAACCGGTCATTGATATTCAGATATCGATTGCGCTGCTCGAGGATCTGGAGGCCATGTCGGAAGGACTGGCATCGCTTGGCTACGTACGCCGGATGGACAATTTGGATTTATCCAAGCGGTATTTCCGGGAATCGGAAGGGATGCGCCGGACGCATATTCATGTTCGCGAGCAGGGGAGCTTCTCCGAGCAGTTCGCGCTGCTTTTCCGAGATTATGTACGGGCGCACAAGCATGAAGCGAAGCGATATGCGGCAATCAAATACGCGCTGGCTAATTCGCACCGGAATGACCGCGAACGGTACGTGGAGGAGAAAGAGCCCTACATTTGGGATATGATGCGCAGTGCGAGCAGATGGAGCCAGAAAATCGGCTGGAAGCCGGGCGCTTCGGATGCTTAG
- a CDS encoding GNAT family N-acetyltransferase, with the protein MNAGQSKLLRAQGSDKKAGGIALEELTFGFAGKEDAALAARMNRQLILDEQSENPMSLDELEARMLKLMASGYTCAILRLDAAIAGYALYQLRRHPYDAERQEIYLRQYYIEPAYRGRGIGRAGVQLLQERAFPPGATVIIDVLSSNPAGERFWRSAGFEAYAITMRKR; encoded by the coding sequence ATGAATGCTGGCCAGAGCAAGCTGCTGCGGGCACAGGGATCGGATAAGAAAGCAGGGGGGATCGCACTGGAAGAGCTCACTTTCGGCTTCGCGGGTAAGGAAGATGCCGCGCTTGCGGCGCGCATGAACCGGCAGTTGATTCTAGACGAGCAAAGCGAGAATCCGATGTCCTTGGACGAGCTGGAGGCACGGATGTTGAAGTTGATGGCGTCGGGCTACACATGCGCGATTCTGCGGCTGGACGCTGCGATTGCCGGCTATGCGCTCTATCAGCTGCGGCGTCATCCCTACGACGCGGAGCGGCAGGAGATTTATCTGCGCCAGTATTATATTGAGCCTGCGTACCGTGGAAGAGGCATTGGGCGGGCGGGTGTTCAGCTGCTGCAGGAGCGGGCTTTTCCTCCCGGCGCGACGGTTATTATTGACGTACTCAGCTCGAACCCCGCCGGCGAGCGTTTCTGGCGGAGCGCGGGATTCGAAGCGTATGCGATCACGATGAGAAAACGCTAG
- a CDS encoding GNAT family N-acetyltransferase has product MPTEPEPATLFKEVDESHLPKILAIYNYYVEHTTVSFHTEPLTLDEIRVNVMNASPKFKTFAILESDVLIGYVLLTQHKNKQAYDVTAEVTVYLDPNHLGRGVGSKAIAFVEEACRAGGFHVLVATICTENERSMRLFDRHGYVKCAHFQEVGLKFGRRLDIASYQKIIG; this is encoded by the coding sequence ATGCCTACCGAACCTGAACCTGCCACCTTGTTCAAAGAAGTCGACGAGTCGCATCTGCCGAAGATACTAGCCATTTATAACTATTACGTGGAGCATACGACCGTTTCATTTCACACGGAGCCGCTGACGCTGGACGAGATTCGCGTTAACGTCATGAACGCCAGTCCCAAATTCAAAACCTTCGCTATCTTGGAAAGTGATGTACTGATCGGCTATGTGCTCCTCACGCAGCATAAGAACAAGCAGGCTTACGACGTGACGGCGGAAGTTACGGTCTATCTCGATCCGAACCATTTGGGGCGCGGCGTCGGGAGCAAAGCGATCGCTTTCGTGGAGGAGGCCTGCCGTGCAGGTGGATTTCATGTGCTTGTTGCTACGATTTGCACAGAGAATGAACGGAGCATGCGGTTATTCGATCGGCATGGCTATGTGAAGTGCGCGCATTTTCAGGAAGTCGGGCTGAAATTCGGACGGCGGCTGGACATTGCCAGCTATCAGAAAATCATCGGTTAA
- a CDS encoding bifunctional 2-polyprenyl-6-hydroxyphenol methylase/3-demethylubiquinol 3-O-methyltransferase UbiG yields MDRVAYIREQEKQYHDDCYARSKLFEPGSWLHKPVQTVMELLEAFDGNEELTVLDLGCGVGRNSIPIAECLMHRRGSVVCVDVLESAISGLTAYSREFGVDAFIRPVLSGIEAFEIEPGAYDYIVAVSALEHVCTIDALGISSRRWLEGRRLTALTVW; encoded by the coding sequence ATGGATCGCGTCGCTTATATTCGGGAACAAGAGAAGCAGTACCACGACGATTGCTATGCGCGGAGCAAGCTCTTTGAGCCCGGTTCTTGGCTGCATAAGCCGGTACAGACAGTAATGGAGCTGCTCGAAGCCTTCGACGGCAATGAGGAGCTGACCGTGCTCGACCTGGGCTGCGGCGTCGGCAGAAACAGCATTCCGATTGCGGAATGCTTGATGCATCGCCGGGGCAGCGTCGTCTGCGTGGATGTGCTGGAATCGGCGATTAGCGGACTGACCGCTTACAGCCGGGAGTTCGGCGTGGACGCCTTCATCCGGCCGGTGTTGTCCGGCATAGAAGCGTTCGAGATTGAGCCGGGCGCCTATGATTATATTGTGGCGGTGTCTGCGCTGGAGCATGTCTGCACGATCGATGCGCTGGGGATAAGCTCGCGGAGATGGCTCGAGGGACGAAGGTTAACGGCATTAACTGTTTGGTGA